The following are encoded in a window of Bacillus xiapuensis genomic DNA:
- a CDS encoding ribonucleotide-diphosphate reductase subunit beta codes for MKLEKRKLVDHTAPNRSTGIVNGRSSNILNWDDVRFSWAYPKYKRMLANFWTPFEINMTKDRQQFQQLDEAEKEAFLKIIGLLALLDSVQTDYAGRAADYLTDSSLHALMIILAQQEVIHNHSYSYVLSSVADKKTQDQVFDFWRSEPILQKRNDFVTEGYIAFAEEPTIDHFLRSIVYDVILEGLFFYSGFAFFYNLARNQKMIATSTMINYINRDEQLHVGLFEKIFKEVLRENPEYDTAELKEYGRETFRKAAELEIEWGRYIIGHKIEGIQMNELESYIKFMANKRAEQLGFEAPFDGYRKNPMRWIIAYQEVDLGKTDFFEQKSRAYTKASEINGFDEL; via the coding sequence ATGAAGCTTGAAAAGAGAAAACTAGTTGATCACACTGCGCCTAACCGTTCGACGGGAATTGTGAACGGGAGAAGCTCTAATATTCTAAATTGGGATGATGTCCGCTTCAGCTGGGCCTATCCGAAATACAAACGAATGCTTGCCAACTTCTGGACACCGTTTGAAATCAATATGACGAAAGACCGCCAGCAATTTCAGCAGTTAGATGAAGCGGAGAAAGAAGCTTTCTTGAAGATTATCGGTTTATTGGCCCTGCTTGACAGCGTTCAAACGGATTATGCCGGAAGAGCAGCGGATTATTTAACAGATTCAAGTCTCCATGCATTAATGATCATTCTAGCTCAGCAGGAGGTTATTCATAACCATTCTTACAGCTATGTGTTATCAAGTGTTGCTGACAAGAAAACACAAGATCAAGTCTTTGACTTTTGGAGAAGCGAACCGATTCTGCAAAAGCGCAATGATTTTGTGACGGAAGGATATATCGCATTTGCAGAAGAGCCAACGATCGATCATTTCTTGCGGTCGATCGTCTATGATGTCATTCTTGAAGGACTTTTCTTCTATTCTGGATTCGCCTTCTTCTACAATTTGGCGAGAAACCAGAAGATGATCGCCACTAGTACGATGATTAATTACATCAATCGTGATGAACAGCTTCATGTGGGGCTATTCGAAAAGATCTTTAAAGAAGTTCTGCGTGAGAATCCGGAATACGACACGGCCGAGCTGAAAGAATACGGCCGGGAAACATTCCGCAAGGCCGCAGAATTGGAAATTGAATGGGGAAGATACATCATCGGGCATAAAATTGAAGGAATTCAAATGAATGAGCTTGAAAGCTACATCAAATTTATGGCTAATAAGCGAGCTGAACAATTGGGCTTCGAAGCTCCGTTCGATGGTTACCGTAAAAATCCGATGCGCTGGATCATAGCCTATCAAGAGGTGGATTTGGGCAAGACAGATTTCTTTGAACAAAAGTCACGCGCCTATACAAAGGCAAGCGAAATCAATGGATTTGACGAATTATAA
- a CDS encoding acetyl-CoA hydrolase/transferase family protein — MNYEREYLKKRVQPHQAAAFIREGDDIIVPLIPGEPPGLLDALEKRTDLKGNRLFQMLTARPPIAKPPEQLKVISMFLSGGDRKSFHDGQVDLLPNHFSDVPQLLEEITSERVVMATVSPMDENGYFSLGTNCDYIAPIAKQAKTILLEVNQYMPRTFGLNQIHLSEVTSLIENHQPLLEAPSPVVTEKDEKIGRFIAELIQDGDSLQIGFGAIPNAVMESLKNHRNLNIFTEMIPDKLVDLYKSGAVTNMGRSDYPGKTTATFAFGTRRLYDFLHENQQFFMLPVHETNHICRIAQMDGIVAINASIEVDFLGQCNSEKAGPLYWSSSGGQAEFGIGARLAKRGRGIICLHATTKDEQISKIVPAFAPGTPITTSKNDVDYVVTEYGAAKLRGKTIRERTKELIQIAHPKFREELRFEAKKMGYL; from the coding sequence GTGAATTATGAAAGAGAATATTTGAAGAAACGGGTGCAGCCGCATCAAGCGGCTGCTTTTATACGTGAGGGGGATGATATTATTGTCCCTCTCATTCCAGGTGAACCGCCTGGATTGTTGGATGCATTAGAAAAGAGAACCGATTTAAAAGGCAATCGGCTTTTTCAGATGCTGACGGCAAGACCGCCGATTGCCAAGCCTCCTGAACAACTAAAGGTAATTTCCATGTTCCTTTCAGGAGGAGACCGGAAATCTTTTCATGATGGGCAAGTGGACTTATTGCCTAATCATTTTTCAGATGTACCGCAGCTTTTAGAAGAAATTACTTCTGAACGGGTAGTGATGGCAACGGTTTCACCGATGGATGAGAATGGCTATTTTTCTTTGGGGACGAATTGTGACTATATCGCACCGATAGCCAAACAGGCGAAAACGATTTTATTAGAGGTGAATCAATATATGCCCCGCACCTTTGGGCTGAATCAAATCCATCTCTCAGAAGTCACCTCTCTCATAGAGAATCATCAGCCGCTTTTAGAAGCGCCTTCTCCAGTCGTTACGGAGAAAGACGAGAAAATTGGCCGATTTATTGCCGAGTTAATTCAAGATGGGGACAGCCTGCAAATCGGCTTTGGAGCGATACCGAACGCCGTTATGGAGTCCTTAAAGAACCATCGGAATTTAAATATATTTACAGAAATGATTCCTGACAAGCTGGTTGATCTGTACAAAAGCGGGGCCGTGACCAATATGGGAAGAAGTGATTACCCTGGAAAAACAACTGCCACCTTCGCCTTTGGCACGCGCAGGCTCTATGATTTTTTGCATGAAAACCAGCAGTTCTTTATGCTTCCTGTGCATGAAACCAATCATATTTGCCGCATAGCCCAAATGGATGGTATCGTGGCGATTAATGCGAGCATCGAAGTGGATTTCCTGGGCCAATGCAACTCGGAAAAGGCTGGCCCGCTATACTGGTCATCGTCAGGCGGACAGGCGGAGTTTGGAATCGGGGCGCGCTTGGCTAAGCGCGGCAGGGGGATTATCTGTTTACATGCGACGACGAAAGATGAACAAATCTCTAAAATCGTCCCGGCTTTCGCGCCAGGAACGCCTATCACCACATCCAAAAATGATGTAGATTACGTTGTAACTGAGTACGGAGCGGCCAAATTAAGAGGGAAGACCATTCGCGAGCGCACGAAAGAACTGATTCAGATTGCTCATCCGAAATTTCGGGAAGAACTTCGCTTTGAAGCGAAGAAAATGGGCTATTTATGA
- a CDS encoding DUF6509 family protein: protein MNITHHTVERLEDPFGLLPGERYEFRLYAEVEEEDELYTEAGIYIRVLYIITDGRDMIKHYHIHKRSSDDILDFELEEEELDMILEYCRSHKDHEGTIAE from the coding sequence ATGAATATTACACATCATACCGTGGAACGGCTGGAAGATCCATTTGGCTTATTGCCTGGAGAACGATACGAATTTCGCCTGTATGCTGAGGTCGAGGAAGAAGATGAATTATATACGGAAGCGGGAATTTATATTCGTGTCCTTTATATTATAACAGACGGTCGCGACATGATTAAGCATTACCACATTCACAAGCGGTCATCAGATGACATTCTCGATTTCGAGCTGGAAGAAGAGGAATTAGACATGATCCTTGAATATTGCCGCTCCCACAAGGACCACGAAGGAACAATTGCTGAATAA
- a CDS encoding GDSL-type esterase/lipase family protein — MRKLIQWMLTLMVCTILAIAAWIYYPKFKINQMKEQAVTVASSNQQTYLDYFRSLEKENLHHLALGDSIITGIGAENEENFIDHFSKKLEDQTSKNVLTHNEGVPGITSTQLNALVQKGTFDRQMKEADLITINVGGNDILQTMEGMNYRKVFQSFDSMQSTFIQNLTDIARKIRESNQEATIIFLEMYNPLKQSHELYSVADQLLPKWNVKIYELANSLEYTLVMETTKVINSSQLQYLSPDGVHPNSLGYKALSQQMIEQLKNKPFLKAA, encoded by the coding sequence ATGAGAAAGCTGATTCAATGGATGTTAACTCTGATGGTTTGTACTATATTAGCTATTGCAGCTTGGATTTATTACCCTAAATTTAAGATCAATCAAATGAAGGAGCAGGCTGTCACGGTGGCTTCTTCTAATCAGCAAACCTATCTCGACTATTTTCGGTCGTTAGAGAAGGAGAACCTCCATCACCTGGCTCTTGGAGATTCGATTATCACAGGGATTGGTGCGGAGAATGAGGAGAACTTTATTGACCATTTTTCAAAAAAATTAGAAGATCAGACATCTAAGAATGTCCTAACACATAACGAAGGCGTGCCGGGCATCACAAGCACTCAGCTGAATGCTTTAGTGCAAAAGGGAACTTTCGACCGGCAAATGAAAGAAGCGGATTTGATCACCATCAATGTCGGCGGCAATGACATTTTGCAGACGATGGAGGGAATGAACTACCGCAAAGTATTTCAATCATTTGATTCAATGCAGTCAACATTCATTCAAAACTTAACCGATATCGCCAGAAAAATCCGGGAATCAAATCAAGAGGCGACCATTATCTTTTTAGAAATGTATAATCCGCTAAAGCAAAGCCACGAGCTTTATTCCGTAGCGGATCAGCTGCTTCCGAAATGGAATGTCAAGATTTACGAATTAGCGAACTCGTTGGAATACACATTAGTCATGGAAACGACAAAAGTCATTAACAGCAGCCAGCTCCAGTATTTATCACCGGATGGTGTTCATCCTAATTCGCTTGGTTACAAAGCGCTTTCTCAACAAATGATTGAGCAGTTAAAAAATAAACCCTTTTTAAAAGCAGCTTAA
- the hsdR gene encoding type I restriction-modification system endonuclease: MNSNFAFFQGKWDVLANLGETAERNVYHDPHTTVMKLRLFAETLTKFILASENIKEAYGTTQVDRINTLRREGLLEPELIEIFETLRRKGNQAMHEAGYGKTKEAKALLQLTFRLSVWFMEVYGDWDFNAPEYIEPQEQAKADTEMLQQEYEEKVKKLEEELEAIRQRAETEQIDIKTERKKISKNFMRRQQLTEDETRAIIDGKLRAAGWEADTTVFNHQKNGTLPEKNRNMAIAEWKVDGGRVDYALFIGLKLVGFIEAKAEKKTIPSALESQTKVYAKNAVQIEDEIITPTTGEYKVPFLYATNGRPYIRQLQEESGIWFWDSRKPLEHARPLEGWHSPDDLQLLLSQDDQDANKRLEEEDIAKFGLRHYQQKAVLAAEEALKEGQRRMLIAMATGTGKTRTAIALMYRLIKSKKCRRILFLVDRNSLGKQTEDALKDTKIEGYSFAEIYDVKTLEDMSPEIETKVHIATVQGMVRRLFYNDHEKLPSVGQYDFIIVDEAHRGYTSDREMSEEELEFRDQNDYISQYRRVLDYFDAACLGLTATPALHTTKIFGMPIFKYSYSEAVLDGYLVDHEPPYLFKTELSQAGITFEKDEEVEVYNLDKGQVQLEKMEDTLHFEVEQFNKRVITESFNRAVLNKLAEYIDPAGKEKTLIFAATDQHADLVVRLLKEAFKERGDEVEDDAIMKITGSIYKPLDAIKRFKNERLPNIVVTVDLLTTGIDVPPITNLVFLRRIQSRILYDQMLGRATRLCPEIGKTHFNIYDAVGIYDKLQSYTEMKPVVKKQNYSIGELYESLANAATEEEASFYRDQLAAKIQRRKQKLNEEGRQKFEELSNGKNIDEWAKEIQSYTPQEAKQHNMLFEYVETYRVKGEKRYISNKEDEVTEITRGYGKWNKRPEDYLDGFVRFVQENINQIPALQLVCTRPKDLTRQDLRELIAILETKGFKQSHLQTAWKQTRNEAIAADIISFIRQAALGEALIDHEARIKQAMQKVYALHDWTPRQKKWLERIEKQLLQVPVLAPTAEEAFSEEPFKTSGGYKLLKREFGDFIDIVVTTINENLYIS, encoded by the coding sequence ATGAATAGCAACTTTGCATTTTTTCAAGGGAAGTGGGATGTACTTGCTAACTTGGGAGAGACTGCTGAGAGAAATGTATACCATGATCCCCATACAACAGTGATGAAATTACGATTGTTCGCAGAGACGCTGACGAAGTTTATTCTGGCTTCTGAGAATATTAAAGAAGCATATGGCACAACACAGGTAGACCGTATTAATACATTGCGTCGAGAAGGCTTGCTGGAGCCGGAATTAATTGAAATATTTGAAACCCTTCGCCGCAAGGGAAATCAGGCGATGCACGAGGCAGGGTACGGAAAAACAAAAGAAGCAAAAGCATTATTGCAATTGACTTTCCGCTTGTCTGTTTGGTTTATGGAAGTCTACGGTGATTGGGACTTTAACGCTCCAGAATACATAGAGCCTCAGGAACAGGCTAAAGCAGATACAGAAATGCTTCAGCAGGAATATGAAGAAAAAGTTAAGAAGCTCGAAGAAGAGTTAGAAGCCATTCGCCAACGAGCAGAAACAGAACAAATAGATATAAAAACCGAACGTAAAAAAATATCTAAAAACTTTATGCGCCGCCAGCAATTAACGGAAGATGAAACACGTGCAATCATTGATGGAAAATTGCGCGCTGCGGGATGGGAAGCAGACACAACTGTCTTCAATCATCAAAAGAACGGGACGTTGCCGGAGAAGAATCGCAATATGGCAATTGCTGAGTGGAAGGTCGATGGCGGCAGAGTTGACTATGCATTATTTATTGGGCTAAAGCTCGTTGGTTTTATTGAAGCGAAGGCGGAAAAGAAAACGATTCCTAGCGCATTAGAAAGCCAAACAAAAGTGTATGCAAAAAACGCAGTGCAGATTGAGGACGAAATCATAACACCGACAACGGGCGAATATAAAGTGCCGTTTCTGTACGCAACGAATGGCAGACCGTACATAAGACAACTTCAAGAAGAATCGGGCATCTGGTTTTGGGATTCCCGTAAGCCGCTGGAGCATGCCCGTCCATTAGAAGGGTGGCACTCACCTGATGACCTGCAGCTTCTTCTTAGTCAAGATGATCAGGATGCAAACAAACGATTAGAGGAAGAGGATATTGCTAAGTTTGGCTTGCGTCACTATCAGCAGAAGGCTGTACTCGCGGCAGAGGAAGCATTAAAAGAAGGGCAAAGAAGAATGCTTATTGCGATGGCAACGGGAACAGGGAAGACTCGTACAGCGATCGCCCTCATGTACCGCTTAATTAAGTCGAAAAAATGCCGCCGTATCCTTTTTCTTGTTGACCGCAATTCGTTAGGGAAGCAGACAGAGGATGCACTGAAGGATACAAAAATTGAAGGCTACTCATTTGCTGAAATATACGATGTAAAGACTTTAGAAGACATGTCTCCAGAAATAGAAACGAAGGTGCATATTGCAACGGTACAAGGAATGGTTCGGAGACTTTTCTATAATGATCACGAAAAGCTCCCAAGTGTCGGGCAGTATGATTTTATCATTGTAGATGAAGCGCACCGCGGCTATACAAGTGATCGAGAAATGTCAGAGGAAGAATTAGAGTTTCGGGATCAAAATGACTATATTAGTCAATACCGCCGTGTCCTTGACTATTTTGATGCGGCCTGTTTAGGACTTACCGCGACGCCCGCTCTTCATACAACAAAAATTTTTGGCATGCCTATCTTTAAGTATTCTTATAGTGAAGCAGTGCTGGATGGATATTTAGTCGACCATGAGCCGCCTTATTTATTTAAGACGGAGCTTTCACAAGCCGGCATTACGTTTGAAAAAGATGAAGAAGTCGAAGTGTATAATCTTGATAAAGGCCAGGTTCAACTAGAGAAAATGGAAGACACGCTGCACTTTGAAGTTGAGCAATTTAATAAACGGGTGATTACGGAGTCTTTTAATCGAGCGGTTTTAAATAAGCTGGCGGAATATATTGATCCTGCGGGAAAAGAGAAGACCCTTATCTTTGCAGCTACTGACCAGCATGCAGATTTAGTTGTTCGGTTATTAAAGGAAGCATTTAAAGAACGTGGCGATGAAGTGGAAGACGACGCCATTATGAAAATTACCGGTTCTATCTACAAGCCGTTAGATGCCATTAAACGGTTTAAGAACGAGCGGCTGCCAAATATCGTGGTAACGGTTGATTTACTCACCACAGGGATCGATGTTCCACCTATTACAAATCTGGTCTTTTTACGAAGAATACAATCCCGAATTCTCTATGACCAAATGCTTGGACGTGCGACCCGCCTTTGCCCAGAGATTGGCAAGACGCACTTTAATATTTACGATGCTGTAGGCATTTATGACAAACTTCAAAGCTATACAGAAATGAAGCCTGTTGTAAAAAAACAAAACTATAGTATCGGTGAACTATATGAATCACTCGCCAATGCCGCTACTGAAGAGGAAGCTTCATTTTATCGTGACCAATTAGCCGCAAAAATTCAGCGCCGTAAACAAAAGTTGAATGAAGAAGGAAGACAGAAATTCGAAGAACTCTCAAATGGAAAAAACATTGATGAGTGGGCAAAAGAAATTCAGTCGTATACACCGCAAGAAGCCAAACAGCACAATATGTTATTTGAATACGTGGAAACGTATCGAGTAAAAGGAGAGAAACGATATATCTCCAATAAAGAGGATGAAGTGACAGAGATCACCCGAGGGTATGGCAAATGGAACAAGCGTCCCGAAGATTATTTAGATGGATTCGTTCGCTTTGTCCAAGAAAATATTAATCAAATCCCTGCCCTTCAGCTTGTTTGTACACGACCTAAGGATTTAACGCGGCAGGATTTACGAGAGCTGATTGCCATTCTTGAAACAAAAGGCTTTAAGCAATCCCATTTGCAAACGGCTTGGAAACAGACAAGAAACGAAGCCATTGCAGCGGATATTATTAGCTTTATTCGCCAAGCTGCCTTAGGTGAGGCCCTTATCGATCATGAAGCACGTATTAAGCAGGCCATGCAGAAGGTCTATGCATTACATGACTGGACGCCAAGGCAGAAGAAATGGTTAGAGAGAATTGAAAAACAATTGCTCCAAGTGCCTGTTCTCGCACCAACTGCAGAAGAGGCATTCTCAGAAGAACCATTCAAAACTTCTGGTGGCTACAAATTGCTGAAGCGGGAGTTCGGTGACTTTATTGATATAGTTGTGACCACTATCAACGAAAATCTTTATATTAGTTAA
- a CDS encoding class I SAM-dependent DNA methyltransferase, protein MNNQEIVQKLWNLCNVLRDDGITYQQYVTELTYLLFLKMMKEQETEGVIPEGYRWDDLLAKEGVELKTFYQRLLLDLGSSENEQLRLIYSDASTSIAEPKNLEKIIKSIDALDWYNAKEEGLGNLYEGLLEKNASEKKSGAGQYFTPRVLIDVMVQLVDPKVGERCNDPAAGTFGFMIAADQYLKNKTDDYYDLDPQEAEFQKKEAFTGMELVKDTHRLALMNALLHNMEGRLEQGDSLSGNGKWLKNFDVILTNPPFGTKRGGERVSRDDLTFETSNKQLNFLQLIYNALKDDGNARAAVVLPDNVLFESGIGSQIRRDLMNKCNLHTILRLPTGIFYAQGVKTNVLFFTRGTTDQDNTKDVWVYDLRTNMTSFGKRNPLTMAHFEGFMKAYVAEDRSKVEDERWNKFTREEIAKKGDSLDIGLIADESLSSYENLPDPIESAEEAIAKLQQAMNLLNEVVEELRAVEADGVVKK, encoded by the coding sequence ATGAACAACCAAGAAATCGTTCAAAAGCTATGGAATTTATGTAATGTCCTGCGTGATGACGGGATTACCTACCAACAATATGTGACAGAACTAACCTATCTGCTGTTTTTAAAAATGATGAAAGAACAGGAAACAGAAGGTGTGATCCCAGAAGGCTACCGCTGGGATGATTTATTGGCTAAAGAAGGGGTAGAATTAAAAACATTTTATCAGCGATTATTACTTGATTTAGGAAGCAGTGAAAATGAACAGTTACGTCTTATTTATAGTGACGCTTCTACAAGTATTGCCGAGCCGAAAAACTTAGAGAAAATTATTAAATCAATTGATGCCCTGGATTGGTACAATGCGAAGGAAGAAGGGCTTGGGAATCTTTATGAGGGTCTCTTAGAAAAGAATGCCAGCGAAAAGAAATCAGGAGCGGGGCAATATTTCACCCCACGGGTATTAATTGATGTGATGGTGCAGCTTGTCGATCCGAAAGTTGGAGAACGATGTAATGACCCTGCCGCTGGAACATTCGGCTTCATGATTGCGGCAGATCAGTACTTAAAAAATAAAACCGATGATTATTATGACCTCGATCCGCAAGAAGCGGAATTTCAAAAGAAAGAAGCCTTCACAGGAATGGAACTTGTTAAAGACACTCATCGTCTTGCATTGATGAACGCTTTGCTTCACAACATGGAAGGACGGTTGGAACAAGGGGATTCTTTATCGGGGAATGGGAAATGGCTAAAGAACTTTGATGTGATTTTAACCAACCCGCCGTTTGGTACAAAAAGAGGTGGAGAACGGGTATCCCGTGACGATTTAACGTTTGAAACGTCGAATAAACAGTTGAATTTCTTGCAGTTAATTTATAATGCTTTAAAAGATGATGGAAATGCAAGAGCAGCGGTTGTCTTGCCTGATAATGTGTTGTTCGAAAGTGGAATTGGTTCGCAAATTCGCCGTGATTTAATGAATAAATGTAACTTACACACGATTTTGCGATTACCAACAGGGATTTTCTATGCACAAGGTGTAAAAACGAATGTATTATTCTTCACAAGAGGAACAACAGACCAAGATAACACGAAAGATGTTTGGGTATATGACCTCCGCACCAATATGACTTCATTTGGAAAACGCAATCCGCTGACAATGGCTCATTTCGAAGGCTTTATGAAAGCATATGTCGCAGAAGACCGCTCAAAAGTAGAAGATGAACGCTGGAATAAATTCACACGAGAAGAAATTGCCAAGAAAGGCGATAGCTTAGACATCGGATTGATTGCAGATGAATCATTATCCTCCTATGAAAACCTGCCAGACCCGATTGAATCAGCCGAAGAAGCGATTGCGAAACTTCAGCAGGCAATGAATTTATTAAATGAAGTCGTTGAGGAGCTTCGTGCGGTTGAAGCGGATGGGGTGGTCAAAAAGTGA
- a CDS encoding restriction endonuclease subunit S has translation MSKKKKTVEELLEEALVPEEEQPYGVPKNWMWVNSGYILNFIGGGTPSKRNVDYWNGEIPWATVKDIKDRYLSSTIDYITVKGLENSSATMASPNELLLITRMSPGKSTITRISTSINQDLKIVRPKIRILPYFLWLFFTVNTPLIESISTGSTVKGIQIEKLKKIPFPVPPLNEQKRIAEKVERLLSKIEEAKRLIEEAKETFELRRAAILDKAFRGELTRKWREENPVIENAEVLYDKITSLIKPKKLEIFEGKSEDIPCKWKWVRLGEVVQVNPPKKKLSDVSEDQKCTFIPMPAVSDKTGRIEQPEEREYGKVKKGYTFFLENDVLFAKITPCMENGKSAIARQLKNGFGYGSTEFHVLRTSEYVNEQYIHYLVRSQRFRAEAKREMTGAVGQQRVPKEFLLNYPFPLPPREEQDAIVNILDDIFAKDDYSKFNLQIESKLELLKQSILSKAFRGELGTNDSSEESAIELLKEVLQEQVK, from the coding sequence GTGAGTAAGAAAAAGAAGACCGTGGAGGAATTGTTGGAAGAAGCGTTAGTGCCTGAGGAAGAGCAGCCGTATGGAGTTCCAAAGAATTGGATGTGGGTTAATTCAGGATACATACTGAACTTCATAGGTGGGGGTACACCTTCTAAGCGTAATGTTGATTATTGGAACGGGGAGATTCCGTGGGCAACGGTTAAAGATATCAAGGATAGGTATCTATCATCTACAATAGATTATATTACGGTAAAAGGTTTAGAAAACAGTTCAGCAACTATGGCATCTCCAAATGAACTCTTATTAATTACAAGAATGTCTCCTGGTAAGAGTACAATAACAAGGATATCGACAAGCATTAATCAAGATTTGAAAATAGTCAGACCCAAAATTAGGATATTACCATATTTTTTATGGTTATTTTTTACGGTAAACACCCCGTTAATTGAATCCATATCAACAGGTTCTACTGTTAAAGGTATACAGATAGAGAAACTAAAAAAAATTCCTTTTCCTGTACCTCCTTTGAATGAACAAAAACGAATTGCCGAAAAAGTGGAGCGGCTTTTAAGTAAAATTGAAGAAGCAAAGCGGTTGATTGAAGAGGCGAAGGAAACGTTTGAACTTCGTCGGGCGGCTATTTTGGATAAGGCGTTTCGTGGGGAGTTGACTAGGAAGTGGAGAGAAGAAAACCCCGTTATAGAGAATGCAGAAGTTTTGTACGATAAAATAACTAGTCTAATAAAGCCTAAAAAACTCGAGATTTTTGAAGGGAAAAGTGAAGATATTCCATGTAAATGGAAATGGGTTAGACTAGGGGAAGTTGTACAAGTCAATCCCCCAAAGAAAAAGTTAAGTGACGTATCTGAAGATCAAAAATGTACGTTTATTCCAATGCCTGCAGTGAGTGATAAAACTGGTAGAATTGAACAACCAGAAGAAAGAGAATACGGAAAAGTTAAGAAAGGCTACACGTTTTTTTTAGAAAATGATGTATTGTTTGCCAAAATCACTCCTTGCATGGAAAATGGAAAATCAGCTATAGCTAGACAATTAAAGAATGGATTTGGTTATGGCTCAACAGAATTTCATGTTTTGCGCACTTCTGAGTATGTGAATGAACAGTACATTCATTATTTGGTTCGTTCACAAAGATTTAGGGCAGAAGCTAAGAGAGAAATGACGGGAGCGGTTGGTCAGCAACGAGTGCCAAAAGAATTTTTATTAAACTACCCATTCCCTCTGCCTCCTAGAGAGGAGCAAGATGCTATTGTAAATATTTTAGATGATATCTTTGCTAAAGACGATTATTCCAAATTCAATCTTCAAATTGAATCTAAGTTGGAGCTATTAAAACAATCCATTCTCTCTAAAGCCTTCCGAGGCGAACTTGGAACAAACGACTCAAGTGAAGAAAGTGCCATTGAATTATTAAAAGAAGTGCTACAAGAACAGGTGAAATAA
- a CDS encoding DUF3885 domain-containing protein produces MNNLLTQLMKQHFDNLNLRPPLFYLWKYGIRFEISMPQVKHEDKNNLQQIKERTSGIFNKVFHEGEEMLLITDVHCERHDKFMQRRPTKVYQKYVKDKALRQKLQHKILPNVFLEDENGEDYEDMVTHRFILPCKKNDIRFTQLLTAISYEDFPHPSQILKGFSRPAVDIYFVNVTKKMIYHLYDDRGCDVIASNKEDLRSLYEDLNDWILDYDRDLINKIFK; encoded by the coding sequence ATGAATAATCTTTTAACCCAGCTCATGAAACAGCACTTTGATAATCTAAATCTAAGACCGCCACTGTTCTATTTATGGAAATATGGTATCCGCTTTGAAATTTCTATGCCTCAGGTCAAACATGAAGATAAAAATAATCTTCAACAAATCAAAGAAAGAACCAGTGGCATATTCAATAAAGTTTTTCATGAGGGGGAGGAGATGCTGCTAATCACCGATGTCCATTGTGAAAGACATGATAAATTCATGCAAAGGAGACCAACGAAGGTCTATCAAAAATATGTTAAAGACAAAGCGTTAAGACAAAAACTGCAACATAAGATTTTGCCAAATGTTTTTTTAGAGGATGAAAATGGTGAAGATTATGAGGATATGGTGACACACCGATTTATTTTGCCTTGTAAAAAGAACGACATTCGTTTTACACAGCTTTTAACTGCTATTAGTTATGAGGACTTTCCGCATCCATCCCAAATTCTAAAAGGGTTCTCCCGTCCTGCTGTGGACATTTATTTTGTAAATGTTACAAAGAAAATGATTTATCACCTATATGATGACCGAGGCTGTGACGTCATCGCCTCAAACAAAGAAGATTTACGTTCACTTTATGAAGATCTAAATGATTGGATTTTAGACTATGACCGAGATCTGATAAATAAGATATTCAAATAA